A section of the Corvus hawaiiensis isolate bCorHaw1 chromosome 14, bCorHaw1.pri.cur, whole genome shotgun sequence genome encodes:
- the POU3F4 gene encoding POU domain, class 3, transcription factor 4 produces the protein MATAASNPYGLLGAGALAHAEGAGMQQGSPFRSPQKLLQSEYLQGVPGNGHPLGHHWVTSLSDGAPWPAALAGGPLEQPDVKPGREDLQLGAIIHHRSPHVSHHSPHANHPSAWGASPAHSASLAAPPAAAAAAAAGQPLSVYSQGGFAVGGMLEHGGLTPPPAAAAGQGLHPGLRGEAGGEHGELGGHHCQDHSDEETPTSDELEQFAKQFKQRRIKLGFTQADVGLALGTLYGNVFSQTTICRFEALQLSFKNMCKLKPLLNKWLEEADSSTGSPTSIDKIAAQGRKRKKRTSIEVSVKGVLETHFLKCPKPAAQEISSLADSLQLEKEVVRVWFCNRRQKEKRMTPPGEQPQHDVYSHGVKTDTACHDL, from the coding sequence ATGGCCACAGCCGCCTCCAACCCCTACGGCCTGCTGGGCGCCGGCGCGCTCGCCCACGCCGAGGGCGCGGGCATGCAGCAGGGCAGCCCGTTCCGCAGCCCgcagaagctgctgcagagcgAGTACCTGCAGGGCGTCCCCGGCAATGGGCACCCGCTGGGGCATCACTGGGTGACCAGCCTGAGCGACGGCGCGCCCTGGCCCGCGGCGCTGGCGGGCGGCCCGCTGGAGCAGCCCGACGTGAAGCCGGGCCGCGAGGACCTGCAGCTGGGCGCCATCATCCACCACCGCTCGCCCCACGTCTCCCACCACTCGCCCCACGCCAACCATCCCAGCGCCTGGGGCGCCAGCCCGGCGCACAGCGCCTCGCTGgccgccccccccgccgccgccgccgccgccgccgccgggcagCCCCTGAGCGTGTACTCGCAGGGCGGGTTCGCGGTGGGCGGTATGCTGGAGCACGGAGGGCTcaccccgccgcccgccgccgccgccgggcagGGCTTGCACCCGGGGCTGCGCGGCGAGGCCGGCGGCGAGCACGGCGAGCTGGGCGGCCACCACTGCCAGGACCACTCGGACGAGGAGACGCCGACCTCGGACGAGCTGGAGCAGTTCGCCAAGCAGTTCAAGCAGCGCCGCATCAAGCTCGGCTTCACCCAGGCCGACGTGGGGCTGGCGCTGGGCACCCTCTACGGCAACGTCTTCTCGCAGACCACCATCTGCCGCTTCGAGgccctgcagctcagcttcAAGAACATGTGCAAGCTGAAGCCGCTGCTGAACAAGTGGCTGGAGGAGGCCGACTCCTCCACCGGCAGCCCCACGAGCATCGACAAGATCGCGGCgcaggggaggaagaggaagaagcgGACCTCCATCGAGGTGAGTGTCAAGGGCGTGCTGGAGACGCACTTCCTCAAGTGCCCCAAGCCGGCCGCCCAGGAGATCTCCTCGCTGGCGGAcagcctgcagctggagaaggaggtggTGCGGGTCTGGTTCTGCAACCGGCGGCAGAAGGAGAAGCGCATGACCCCGCCGGGCGAGCAGCCGCAGCACGACGTGTACTCGCACGGCGTGAAAACGGACACGGCCTGCCACGACCTCTGA